Within Serratia odorifera, the genomic segment TAAGCGTGCCGAAAGGCAGCGCTAGGCGAACAAGCCCAGCGCAGTGGGCTTGTTACTGATGCTGCCAAGCAATTATTTTTTCAGCGTTTGTACAATGTTATATACCGCGGTCACGCGTTGCTCGTTGGGGAATGATTTGTTGGCCAGCATCACCACCGCAATCTTCTGCGCGGGAATAAATACCGCATAGGTCGAGAAGCCGTTGGTGGAACCGGTTTTGTTATACCAGGCCTGCTGTACCGGCGGCTGCGGTGGGGTAATCGCCTTTGCCGGCACGCCGTTCAGGATCACCTTGCCATCATTGCCTGCCAGCAGTTTTTCCAGCGTGACCGGGTAGGGGTAACTTTCCCACATCATGTTCTGTGTGAACTCGCTGGCGTGGTAATAGCCTTTGTGGCTGTCGTTAAGCGCCTGCTGCCAGCTCGGGTCGACCTTACCCAACCCCATGTTGGCATTCAGATAGCGGATCAGATCGCCAGAGCTGGACTTCAAGCCGTATGACTCGGCGTCAAGCGGGCCGGGGTCACGCGCACCGGCTGGTCTTCTTTGTTATAACCCTGGGCGTAATCCGCCATCGCGCGCGGTGGCACGTTGACAAAGCTGTGCTTCATGCCCAATCCGGCCAGCAGGCGTTGCTCCATCGCATCGGCAAACGGCTGGTTGAGGCTGTTGGCGGCGATCATACCCAGCATGCCGATACCCAGGTTGGAATAGATGCGGTAACTGCCTACCGTCTGCGTCGGCGTCCAGTTTTTGTAATAATCCATCAGCTGTGCAGTATTGGTGACGTTGTCCGGAACAAACAGCGGCAGGCCGGAGGTGTGGGTCGCCAGATTTTGCAATGTCACCCGATCAAATGCGCTGCCGGCGTAGCTGTGGCAAATAGCGGCTGGCGGGATCGGCCAGCGTGAATTTGCCGGCGTTTTGCGCATAGGCCGCCAGCGTGGCGGTGAACGTCTTGCTCAATGAGCCGATCTCGAATAGCGTCTGGTTGGTAATGGGCTGCTTGTTCTGTTTTGAGGCTACGCCATAGTTATAAAAATGCGTTTTGCCGTCAACCGATACGGCGATCGCCATTCCCGGCACGGCATATTTTTGCATCAAGGGCTGCACGATTTGGTCGACTGCCTGAGTGTCGCTGGCATCAGCAAAAGCGGGCAGCGTAGTCAGGCACAGCGAAAGTAAAGCCAGGCGTTTAATTAACATACATATCTCATCCGGTTAGCATCGTTAGGGGTAATTATGGAATTTGACAACAGTTTTATTAGGGGATGAGGGCACGAGCGAAAATATCATCATCCCTGAACTTAACCTCATGCGGCGGTTTTTTTGCTTTCATACAATTCAGATGCGCAATTTATCGTTATTATACTTGTACTGACAATCGATAAATTTTTCATCGAGCATAAAGAAAAACTAATGGCTGAAATCAATGCGTGACTGGTTACCCCTCAACGCGCTGCGGGCGTTTGAATCTTCCGCTCGCCACCTTAATTTTACCCGTGCAGCGCGCGAACTGAACGTCACGCAGGCGGCGGTCAGTCAGCAGGTACGCATGCTGGAGGAGCGGTTAAATATTCAGCTGTTCAAGCGACTACCACGCGGCTGGATCTCACCGACGAAGGGCTGGCCTTACTGCCGGTGCTGACCGAGTCGTTTGATCGTATTGAATCGGTGTTGCAGCAGTTTGACGGCGGGCATTTTCACGAAGTATTGACGGTGGCGGCGGTGGGAACCTTTGCTGTCGGTTGGCTGATGCCGCGTCTGGGCGAATTCCAGCGCAAGTATCCGTTTATCGATTTACGGGTGATGACCCACAACAATGTGATCAATCTGGCAGCAGAAGGGCTGGATTTCGCCATCTGTTTCGGCGACGGCGCCTGGCCTGCCACGCGCCAGCGTCAAACTGCTGGACGCGCCGCTAACGGCGTTGTGCCCACCGCAGTTGGCAGCACGGCTCACCACGCCGGCATCGTTGCGTCATCAGCGCTTGCTACGTTCTTACCGCCGCGATGAATGGGACCGTTGGCTGGCGGTGGCAGGAGTGACACCTTGGCGCATCAATGGCCCGGTGTTTGATTCGTCGCAGTTAATGGTGGAAGCCGCGATAAACGGCGGCGGCGTGGCGTTGGCACCGGCGGCGATGTTTAGCCAGGCGTTGCGGGAGGCACGGCTGGTGCGTCCGTTTGACATTGAAGTAAATCTTGGCGCTTATTGGCTCACCAGCCTGAAGTCGCGCGCGATAACGCCGGCGATGAAAGCGTTTGAACACTGGCTGCTGCAAGAAAGCGGTGGCAGAGCTTAGCGTTGCTTGCCCGTCGCGCAGCCTTCTTGCAGCATGGCGATCAATAATTGGCGGCTTCGTCAATCAGCGTCACGATGTCATCGGCGTGGCTGGCCAATGAGGCATGGCTGGCGTCCAGCACCAGGGTTTTCTTCGGTTGCATGCGTTCGGCAAACCAGCGCTGGGTCTCCGGCGGGATCATGCGATCCTGGGTAGAAATCTGATACCAGCTGGGTTTGTTTTTCCACGCGGCGGGCCGGATTGATCGGTAAAGCAGCGTGCGGCGATTGGTTTTTGCGTCGCGGCCAAAATTGCGGATTCCTGTTTGTCCAGATCCTGGCAAAAGGCTTCATGGTACAGCGCGTTATCCAGCCACAGGAA encodes:
- a CDS encoding LysR family transcriptional regulator, with the protein product MRDWLPLNALRAFESSARHLNFTRAARELNVTQAAVSQQVRMLEERLNIQLFKRLPRGWISPTKGWPYCRC
- a CDS encoding LysR substrate-binding domain-containing protein, producing the protein MLTESFDRIESVLQQFDGGHFHEVLTVAAVGTFAVGWLMPRLGEFQRKYPFIDLRVMTHNNVINLAAEGLDFAICFGDGAWPATRQRQTAGRAANGVVPTAVGSTAHHAGIVASSALATFLPPR
- a CDS encoding LysR substrate-binding domain-containing protein, coding for MAARLTTPASLRHQRLLRSYRRDEWDRWLAVAGVTPWRINGPVFDSSQLMVEAAINGGGVALAPAAMFSQALREARLVRPFDIEVNLGAYWLTSLKSRAITPAMKAFEHWLLQESGGRA